Proteins from one Setaria italica strain Yugu1 chromosome V, Setaria_italica_v2.0, whole genome shotgun sequence genomic window:
- the LOC101759498 gene encoding flotillin-like protein 2 → MEVKVAENEREALVVAAVGKLATKKAGWDQKAKLAEVEAAMAVARRPPRGRAPGGDRAQEGQVPRREAQGRAALQGRGGVRHTGDGIERRVVRPAEGGGGGAVRAGEGRGGVAVRAGRADAQLLERKLAEDAKLYASQKQAESPAAIGGAKAAYVASMLEALGGDHRALRNYLMIDSTGVCRQETAARVDVSASAAGGNNGVQGGAMQQVCGRCCRRRRSRLARCRRHRWAPRATPSYLMVAVSYPYKASALLDGRGVLPVRVKIIDRTRVAPLVI, encoded by the coding sequence ATGGAGGTGAAGGTGGCGGAGAACGAGCGGGAGGCGCTAGTCGTCGCGGCCGTGGGCAAGTTGGCAACGAAGAAGGCCGGGTGGGACCAGAAGGCCAAGCTGGCCGAGGTCGAGGCCGCCAtggccgtcgcccgtcgccctcCGCGAGGCCGAGCTCCAGGTGGAGATCGAGCGCAAGAAGGCCAAGTGCCTCGCCGAGAAGCTCAGGGCCGAGCAGCTCTGCAAGGACGCGGCGGCGTACGACACACAGGTGATGGAATCGAACGCCGCGTTGTACGGCCGGCagaaggcggcggaggcggcgctgtTCGAGCAGGCGAAGGCCGCGGAGGCGTGGCTGTTCGAGCAGGGCGCGCCGACGCGCAGCTCCTAGAACGGAAGCTGGCCGAGGACGCGAAGCTGTACGCCAGCCAGAAGCAGGCCGAGTCCCCGGCGGCCATCGGCGGTGCCAAGGCGGCGTACGTGGCGTCCATGCTCGAGGCGCTCGGCGGCGACCACCGCGCGCTCAGGAACTACCTGATGATCGACAGCACCGGGGTGTGCCGccaggagacggcggcgcgcgtcgATGTCAGCGCCAGCGCGGCCGGCGGCAACAACGGCGTCCAGGGTGGCGCGATGCAGCAGGTGTGTGGGAGGTGCTGTCGGCGGCGAAGAAGCAGGCTGGCGCGGTGCCGCCGGCATCGATGGGCGCCAAGGGCGACGCCGAGTTATCTGATGGTCGCCGTCTCCTACCCATATAAAGCAAGTGCTCTCCTTGATGGTCGTGGTGTCTTGCCCGTCCGTGTCAAGATTATAGATCGTACTCGTGTAGCGCCGTTGGTAATTTAA
- the LOC101782567 gene encoding protein argonaute 4A, with amino-acid sequence MESHNGEADDLPPPPPLNAGDEPLKAEETKKLSKPKRVLVPRKGFGKKGQPIRLVTNHFKVSLKNTEEFFFHYYVNLKYEDDTPVDRKGAGRSVIEKLQQTYATELANKDFAYDGEKSLFTIGALPQVNNEFTVVVEDVSTGKTPANGSPGNDSPPGSDRKRVRRPYNTKTYKVELSFAARIPMNAIAHALRGQESEHTQEAIRVIDIILRQHSAKQGCLLVRQSFFHNNPSNFVDLGGSVMGCRGFHSSFRATQSGLSLNIDVSTTMIVKPGPVVDFLLANQKVDHPNMIDWAKAKRSLRNLRIKITPTNAENKIAGLSDKPCRETMFTLKRRNGDNGDSEEISVYDHFVKNRGIELRYSGDFPCINVGKPKRPSYFPIELCNLVSLQRYTKALSTLQRSSLVEKSRQKPQERMSVLSDVLQRSNYDSEPMLMACGISIAKSFTEVDGRVLQPPKLKAGNGEDIFTRNGRWNFNNKRLIRASSVDKWAVVNFSARCNVRDLVRDLIKCGGMKGIKVEPPFNAFEENPSMRRAPAVRRVEDMFEQVKTKLPGAPKFLLCVLAERKNSDVYGPWKKKCLAEFGIVTQCVAPTRVNDQYLTNVLLKINAKLGGLNSMLQVESSPAMPLISKVPTMILGMDVSHGSPGQSGVPSIAAVVSSREWPLISKYRASVRSQSPKMEMIDSLFKPRGTDDDGLIRECLIDFYTSSGKRKPDQIIIFRDGVSESQFNQVLNIELDQIIEACKFLDEKWNPKFTLIIAQKNHHTKFFIPGAPENVPPGTVVDNKVCHPRNYDFYMCSHAGMIGTTRPTHYHILHDEIGFNPDDLQELVHSLSYVYQRSTTAISVVAPICYAHLAAAQVGQFIKFEEMSETSSSQGEHTSAGSVPVQELPRLHEKVRSSMFFC; translated from the exons ATGGAGTCTCACAATGGCGAGGCTGATGACttgcctcctccacctcccctaAATGCGGGCGATGAACCTCTTAAAGCTGAGGAAACAAAGAAGCTGTCAAAACCTAAGAGGGTTCTCGTCCCTAGGAAAGGTTTTGGCAAAAAGGGGCAGCCAATACGTCTTGTAACAAACCACTTCAAAGTTTCCTTAAAGAACACTGAAGAGTTTTTCTTCCATTACTAT GTGAATTTGAAATATGAAGATGACACACCGGTTGATCGCAAGGGAGCAGGAAGAAGTGTGATCGAGAAACTTCAGCAGACTTATGCCACTGAACTTGCAAATAAAGATTTTGCATATGATGGTGAGAAGAGCCTGTTCACAATTGGTGCTCTTCCTCAAGTTAATAACGAGTTCACCGTTGTGGTGGAAGATGTTTCAACCGGAAA GACTCCTGCAAATGGCAGCCCTGGCAATGATAGTCCACCTGGAAGTGACCGGAAAAGGGTCAGAAGGCCTTACAACACAAAGACGTATAAAGTTGAGCTGTCTTTTGCTGCAAGGATTCCTATGAATGCAATTGCTCATGCCTTGAGAGGTCAGGAATCTGAGCATACTCAGGAAGCAATTCGGGTGATTGATATTATCTTGAGGCAGCACTCAGCGAAGCA GGGTTGCTTGCTAGTGAGGCAGTCGTTCTTTCACAACAATCCTTCAAACTTTGTTGACCTCGGTGGCAGTGTAATGGGCTGTCGAGGATTCCATTCTAGTTTTCGTGCAACACAGAGTGGACTTTCACTTAATATTG ACGTATCCACAACAATGATAGTGAAACCAGGTCCTGTTGTTGATTTTCTACTTGCCAACCAGAAGGTTGACCATCCTAACATGATTGACTGGGCAAAG GCAAAGCGCTCGTTGAGGAACTTAAGGATAAAAATAACTCCAACAAATGCAGAAAATAAGATTGCTGGTTTGAGTGACAAGCCTTGCCGAGAAACAAT GTTTACACTAAAGCGTAGAAATGGAGACAATGGTGACTCTGAAGAGATCAGTGTTTATGATCACTTTGTAAAGAACCGTGGCATAGAACTTAGGTACTCTGGTGACTTTCCTTGTATCAATGTGGGAAAACCAAAGCGCCCATCATATTTTCCCATAGAG TTGTGTAACCTTGTGTCTTTACAAAGATACACTAAGGCATTGAGTACACTTCAGAGGTCTTCACTTGTTGAGAAGTCTAGGCAGAAACCCCAAGAAAGAATGTCAGTTCTGTCTGAT GTCCTGCAACGCAGCAACTACGACTCAGAGCCTATGCTAATGGCATGTGGTATTTCAATAGCAAAAAGTTTCACTGAAGTTGATGGTAGGGTGCTGCAGCCCCCCAAG CTTAAAGCTGGAAATGGAGAAGACATTTTTACACGCAATGGGAGATGGAACTTCAACAATAAG AGGCTCATTAGAGCAAGCAGTGTTGACAAATGGGCAGTGGTCAACTTTTCTGCGCGCTGTAATGTCAGGGACCTTGTCCGAGATCTTATCAAGTGTGGAGGCATGAAGGGAATC AAAGTAGAACCACCTTTTAATGCATTTGAAGAGAATCCTTCTATGAGGCGGGCACCTGCTGTAAGAAGGGTTGAGGACATGTTTGAACAAGTGAAAACAAAGCTTCCTGGAGCACCTAAGTTTCTTTTGTGTGTTCTTGCTGAGAGGAAGAATTCTGATGTTTATG GGCCGTGGAAGAAGAAATGCCTTGCAGAATTTGGGATCGTTACACAGTGTGTGGCACCAACAAGAGTTAATGATCAGTACCTTACCAATGTCCtgctaaaaataaatgcaaag CTGGGGGGCTTAAATTCAATGCTCCAAGTTGAATCATCCCCTGCAATGCCTCTTATATCCAAGGTCCCAACTATGATTTTGGGAATGGATGTGTCCCATGGTTCTCCTGGACAATCTGGTGTACCTTCAATTGCAGCT GTTGTCAGCTCTCGTGAATGGCCTCTTATATCAAAATATAGAGCTTCGGTGCGCTCACAATCACCTAAAATGGAAATGATTGACTCCTTGTTTAAGCCAAGGGGAACTGATGATGATGGCCTGATTCG GGAGTGTCTGATTGACTTCTACACCAGTTCTGGGAAGAGAAAGCCAGATCAAATCATCATCTTCAG GGATGGTGTTAGTGAGAGTCAGTTTAATCAGGTGCTGAACATTGAGTTGGATCAGATAATAGAG GCATGCAAGTTTTTGGATGAAAAATGGAATCCCAAGTTCACATTGATTATTGCCCAGAAGAATCATCATACGAAATTTTTCATTCCTGGCGCTCCAGAAAATGTGCCTCCTG GTACCGTTGTGGACAACAAGGTCTGCCATCCAAGGAACTATGACTTCTACATGTGTTCCCATGCTGGAATGATA GGGACTACGAGACCTACACATTATCACATCCTTCATGATGAGATAGGCTTCAACCCTGATGACCTTCAGGAGCTCGTGCACTCACTCTCTTATGT ATACCAAAGGAGCACAACAGCCATATCAGTTG TTGCTCCCATCTGCTACGCACATCTTGCTGCTGCCCAGGTCGGACAGTTCATTAAGTTTGAAGAGATGTCGGAGACGTCCTCCAGTCAGGGCGAGCACACCTCGGCGGGCAGTGTCCCTGTGCAGGAGCTGCCCCGCCTGCACGAGAAGGTCCGGAGCTCCATGTTCTTCTGCTGA